The Brassica napus cultivar Da-Ae chromosome A2 unlocalized genomic scaffold, Da-Ae chrA02_Random_22, whole genome shotgun sequence genome contains a region encoding:
- the LOC106396492 gene encoding transcription factor MYB88, giving the protein MEETTKKKNKIVINEEDDSKKKERHFVTWSQQEDDILRQQITLNGTQNWAIIASKFTDKSTRQCRRRWYTYLNSDFKRGGWTPEEDTLLCEAQRLFGNRWTEIAKVVSGRTDNAVKNRFTTLCKKRAKYEAMAKENSIACSVNSNNKRVLFPDGVTAPCKVESESPIAKKTRRSHIPDLKEITNYGDRSHIKVHSSVNQQVRPPFSVLPHNATSVGSTEEQNQTDNVKENDGNQEVFLKKDDPKVTNLMQQAELLSSLAHKVNSDNTEQSMENAWKVLQDFLNKSKENDIFRYGLPEMDFQLEEEFKDLVEDLRSSNEASQVSYRQPDLHDSPASSENSSGSTVMPHPSGDKTQQQPMSSDTQTISQKQSVVEVLQDQGIVSDATVEQVGLLSTCHDDILKNCNEIVPMSGEEEFNSPVQVTPLFRSLAAGIPSPQFSESERSFLLKTLGVESPYPCPSANPSQPPPCKRVLLDSL; this is encoded by the exons atgGAAGAgacaacgaagaagaagaataagatcGTTATTAACGAAGAAGATGATTCCAAAAAGAAGGAGCGTCATTTTGTTACCTGGTCTCAACAG GAGGATGATATTCTCAGACAGCAAATCACTTTAAATGGAACTCAAAA TTGGGCGATCATTGCATCTAAGTTTACTGATAAGAGCACAAGGCAGTGTAGAAGAAG atggTATACATACTTAAACTCTGATTTCAAGAGAGGTGGTTGGACTCCTGAAGAAGATACTCTTTTGTGTGAG GCACAGAGACTGTTTGGGAACAGATGGACTGAGATTGCAAAAGTGGTCTCAGGCAG AACTGATAATGCAGTGAAGAACAGGTTCACAACACTGTGCAAGAAGAGAGCTAAGTATGAAGCCATGGCTAAAGAGAATAGTATTGCTTGTTCTGTGAACTCAAACAACAAGAGAGTCCTGTTCCCAGATGGTGTTACTGCACCCTGCAAAGTCGAAAGTGAATCTCCTATTGCTAAGAAAACCAG GAGAAGTCACATTCCAGACCTTAAAGAGATCACTAACTATGGGGATAGATCACATATAAAGGTTCATTCAAGTGTGAATCAGCAAGTAAGACCTCCATTTTCGGTACTACCCCACAATGCCACAAGTGTTGGTAGCACGGAGGAGCAGAATCAAACAGACAATGTGAAAGAAAATGACG GTAACCAAGAAGTGTTTCTTAAGAAGGATGATCCAAAGGTAACAAACTTGATGCAACAAGCTGAGCTTCTCAGTTCATTGGCGCATAAAGTAAACTCAGACAACACTGAACAAAGCATGGAGAATGCATGGAAG GTCCTGCAGGATTTCTTGAATAAAAGCAAAGAGAATGATATATTCCGTTATGGACTTCCGGAGATGGATTTCCAGCTTGAGGAGGAGTTCAAGGATCTTGTTGAAGATTTGAGGAGTAGTAATGAAGCTAGTCAAGTATCTTATAGGCAACCTGATCTCCATGATTCACCAGCAAGCTCTGAGAATAGCTCAGGATCAACTGTAATGCCGCACCCTTCTGGTGATAAGACCCAACAGCAACCAATGTCTTCTGATACTCAGACAATATCTCAGAAGCAAAGTGTCGTGGAGGTACTACAGGATCAAGGGATTGTGTCTGATGCAACTGTGGAACAAGTGGGTTTACTCTCAACTTGTCATGATGATATCCTAAAGAACTGTAATGAGATTGTGCCCATGTCTGGTGAAGAAGAGTTTAACTCGCCTGTTCAAGTCACTCCACTGTTCAGATCTCTAGCAGCAGGCATCCCAAGCCCTCAATTCTCTGAAAGT GAGAGGAGCTTTCTTCTAAAAACACTGGGTGTGGAGTCCCCATATCCATGTCCGAGTGCTAATCCT